One Bacteroidales bacterium DNA segment encodes these proteins:
- a CDS encoding IS630 family transposase, protein MQKLSIPNFTVEELENILNSNADYVVGSRIMALIQIKKGLSSRKLEELYYKSHSRFCVWVRNFNKDGVAGLKDKPKSGRKPKLDHAQMGALRCVLTNNRPDEFGFNSATWSGPLIGVYINKTYGVEYKKAQVYNILKTLGFSFQKARGKHPEADPAQRAAFVESLKKTSGGTG, encoded by the coding sequence ATGCAAAAACTATCCATCCCTAACTTCACCGTAGAGGAACTCGAAAACATCCTGAACAGCAACGCTGATTATGTTGTAGGATCTAGGATCATGGCTTTAATTCAAATCAAGAAAGGGCTATCCTCCAGAAAGCTTGAGGAGCTCTACTACAAATCACACTCACGATTCTGCGTATGGGTTAGGAACTTCAACAAAGATGGTGTGGCAGGGCTAAAGGATAAGCCTAAAAGCGGGAGAAAGCCCAAATTAGACCACGCCCAGATGGGAGCGCTGAGATGCGTATTGACAAATAATAGACCGGATGAGTTTGGCTTTAACTCCGCCACATGGAGCGGCCCGCTAATCGGGGTGTACATCAATAAAACCTATGGGGTAGAATACAAGAAGGCTCAGGTTTACAACATTCTCAAAACGCTCGGTTTCTCCTTCCAAAAGGCAAGGGGCAAGCACCCTGAAGCGGATCCAGCCCAGCGGGCAGCGTTCGTTGAATCGTTAAAAAAAACTAGCGGAGGAACCGGCTAA